A single region of the Epinephelus moara isolate mb chromosome 16, YSFRI_EMoa_1.0, whole genome shotgun sequence genome encodes:
- the LOC126403339 gene encoding NUAK family SNF1-like kinase 1: MGRREADSRGAMSTNDRSELGCLRDAASSGHRAGEESPRLGRHPDMEAVGAAPSATAPMEVKKHQHKHNLKHRYEVMETLGKGTYGKVKRAVERASLKTVAIKSIRKERITDDLDRIHIQREIEITASLRHSNIIRFHEVFESRDKIVIVMEYASRGELYDYIQERRRLPETEARGIFRQITSAVHYCHKNGVVHRDLKLENILLDQDLKVKLADFGLSNHFQRGTLLQTYCGSPLYAAPEIVKGLPYQGPEVDCWALGVLLYALVYSSMPFDGASHATLTEQISQGRYRRPNPPSDACALIDWLLTVRVDERATIEDVANHWWVNWGFEESVCDCPPSPHQECPSPLLARYIDWQNRVAATSNMTVDPGCLSSDSSCQPQLSSHPFYFSLPLKSDRGGGAGGGRIRGGMSSLRKSRKENTIPQTALGACGGVCATAASSAAISSTSTIERKKPKGILKPQRSFDSVFHSPPKENSPSQPCNAAPQPFRTHTLTHTHADALSTSLTPPSTFSQPSSKMPKKGILKNLYGGESGYGSSSERRIPGVEVKEGGDTGNLCSRKQHTCLPAAEDSPTMRTEAVRRRKGILKRNGKFSRSLDLPDDHHSAPAMFPEALQQLLQATGGAEGRHSRPSSVVSEDSLFSSDSFDLLDLSAQSRRRIFSRGRQHSACSSEEDLEQLRTEAGQVSGDREGQKEMQT, translated from the exons ATGGGCAGACGTGAGGCGGACAGCAGAGGCGCAATGAGCACCAACGACCGCTCCGAGCTCGGCTGTCTGCGGGACGCGGCTTCCAGCGGCCACCGTGCCGGAGAGGAGTCCCCGAGGCTGGGCAGACACCCAGACATGGAGGCGGTTGGAGCGGCACCGAGCGCCACGGCGCCCATGGAAGTGAAGAAGCACCAGCACAAACACAACTTGAAACACCGCTATGAGGTGATGGAGACTCTGGGGAAAGGCACCTACGGCAAAGTGAAGAGGGCGGTAGAGAGAGCAAGCCTGAAGACG GTGGCGATCAAGTCGATCCGCAAGGAGCGCATCACAGATGACCTGGACAGAATTCACATCCAGAGAGAGATCGAGATCACCGCCTCGCTCAGGCACTCCAACATCATACGCTTCCATGAGG TGTTTGAGAGCCGGGATAAGATTGTGATAGTGATGGAGTACGCCAGCAGGGGAGAGCTGTACGATTACAtccaggagaggaggagactgcCTGAAACAGAAGCCAGAGGCATCTTTAGACAAATCACATCTGCTGTCCACTACTGCCACAag AACGGTGTCGTGCATCGAGACCTCAAGCTGGAGAACATCCTTTTAGATCAAGATTTAAAAGTGAAG CTGGCTGACTTCGGCCTTTCCAATCATTTCCAGAGGGGCACTCTGCTGCAGACGTACTGTGGAAGTCCACTCTATGCTGCCCCGGAGATAGTGAAAGGACTGCCCTACCAGGGGCCGGAG GTTGACTGCTGGGCGCTGGGGGTGTTGCTGTACGCCCTGGTGTACAGCAGCATGCCATTTGATGGGGCCAGCCACGCCACACTCACAGAGCAGATCAGCCAAGGTCGCTACCGCAGACCCAACCCCCCCTCAG ATGCCTGTGCTCTTATCGACTGGTTGTTGACAGTACGTGTGGACGAGAGGGCTACGATAGAGGACGTAGCCAACCACTGGTGGGTGAACTGGGGTTTtgaagagagtgtgtgtgactgcccTCCATCTCCACACCAAGAATGCCCCTCCCCCCTGCTGGCTCGCTACATAGACTGGCAGAATCGGGTCGCAGCTACCAGCAACATGACTGTTGACCCAGGGTGCCTATCCTCAGACTCGTCCTGTCAACCTCAGCTCTCTTCCCACCCCTTTTACTTCAGCTTACCTCTAAAGAGTGATcgtggaggaggagcaggaggaggaaggataCGTGGAGGAATGTCGAGCCTGAGGAAGTCCCGCAAGGAGAATACAATTCCCCAGACTGCACTGGGAGCTTGTGGTGGTGTTTGTGCAACAGCTGCCTCCTCTGCTGCAATTTCCTCCACTTCCACCATTGAAAGAAAGAAACCCAAAGGTATTCTGAAACCACAGAGGAGTTTTGACTCAGTCTTTCACAGCCCTCCTAAAGAAAACTCTCCTTCCCAACCGTGTAACGCTGCTCCCCAGCCTTTCCGAACACATACACTTACCCACACACATGCTGATGCCCTGTCCACCAGCCTTACGCCTCCCTCTACATTCAGTCAGCCCTCATCCAAAATGCCCAAGAAGGGGATACTGAAGAACTTGTATGGAGGGGAGTCAGGTTATGGCTCATCCTCTGAAAGAAGGATCCCTGGAGTGGAAGTTAAAGAGGGGGGTGATACAGGTAATTTGTGCTCACGCAAACAGCACACTTGTCTCCCAGCGGCAGAAGACAGCCCCACTATGCGCACAGAGGCAGTCAGAAGAAGGAAGGGTATTCTGAAACGTAACGGCAAGTTCTCTCGCAGTCTGGATCTTCCGGATGACCACCACTCAGCCCCCGCGATGTTCCCCGAGGCcctgcagcagctcctccagGCCACAGGGGGCGCCGAGGGTCGTCACAGCCGCCCCTCCAGTGTGGTGAGTGAGGATAGTCTCTTCTCCTCTGATTCCTTCGACTTACTGGACCTCAGCGCCCAATCGCGTCGCAGAATTTTCTCCCGGGGGAGGCAGCACAGCGCCTGCAGCTCTGAGGAGGACCTGGAGCAGCTGAGAACTGAGGCAGGCCAAGTtagtggagacagagaaggacagAAGGAAATGCAAACATAA